The Tenrec ecaudatus isolate mTenEca1 chromosome 14, mTenEca1.hap1, whole genome shotgun sequence genome contains a region encoding:
- the LOC142425957 gene encoding peroxisomal succinyl-coenzyme A thioesterase-like: MAATVTVEPAGPCCWDEPVRIAVRGLAPHQPVTLRASLRDEKGALFRAHARYRADGGGELDLERAPALGGSFAGLEPMGLIWALEPEKPFWRFLKRDVQTPFAVELEVLEGHEPEPWRVLGRAVHERHFLRPGVRREPVRAGRVRATLFLPPGLGPFPGVIDILGVGGGLLEYRASLLAGHGYATLALAYCQYEDLPKTYDNIFLDYFEEALNYMLQHPQVKGPGIGLLGISLGADICLSMASFLKNITATVSINGSAFSEYRVIYCNQVKIPPLGHDPRRIKVAFSGLLDIVDIRHDIISGCEHPSMIPIEKAQGPILFIVGQDDHHWRSEYYAQLAAERLQTHGKETPLIISYPGAGHYLEPPYFPMCPASMHRILDKTVMWGGEPRAHSKAQVDAWKQILSFFYRHLCMPSKL; encoded by the exons ATGGCGGCGACAGTGACCGTGGAGCCCGCGGGCCCCTGCTGCTGGGACGAGCCGGTGCGCATCGCGGTGCGCGGCCTGGCCCCCCACCAGCCGGTCACGCTGCGCGCGTCCCTGCGCGACGAGAAGGGCGCGCTCTTCCGGGCCCACGCGCGCTACCGCGCGGACGGCGGCGGCGAGCTGGACCTGGAGCGCGCGCCCGCGCTGGGCGGCAGCTTCGCGGGGCTCGAGCCCATGGGCCTCATCTGGGCCCTGGAGCCCGAGAAGCCTTTCTGGAGGTTCCTGAAGCGGGACGTGCAGACACCCTTCGCGGTGGAGCTGGAGGTGCTCGAGGGCCACGAGCCCGAGCCGTGGCGCGTGCTGGGCCGGGCGGTGCACGAGCGCCACTTCCTGCGGCCCGGGGTGCGGAGGGAGCCGGTGCGCGCGGGCCGGGTGCGCGCCACGCTCTTCCTGCCTCCAG GACTTggacctttcccaggggtcattGACATCCTTGGCGTAGGAGGGGGCCTGCTGGAATACAGAGCCAGCCTTCTGGCTGGTCATGGTTATGCCACCTTGGCTCTAGCTTATTGTCAATATGAAGATCTCCCCAAGACATATGACAACATATTCCTGGACTACTTTGAAGAAGCCCTGAACTACATGCTTCAACACCCCCAG GTAAAGGGCCCAGGTATCGGGCTTCTGGGCATTTCTCTCGGGGCTGATATTTGTCTCTCCATGGCCTCATTCCTGAAGAACATCACAGCCACGGTTTCTATCAATGGATCTGCCTTCAGTGAATACAGAGTCATCTATTGTAATCAGGTCAAAATCCCACCATTGGGCCACGACCCGAGAAGAATCAAGGTAGCGTTCTCAGGCCTCCTGGACATTGTGGATATTCGCCATGATATTATAAGCGGGTGTGAGCACCCCAGCATGATTCCTATAGAGAAGGCCCAGGGGCCAATCCTCTTCATTGTTGGACAAGATGACCATCACTGGAGAAGTGAATACTATGCCCAACTGGCTGCCGAACGGCTACAGACCCACGGGAAGGAAACGCCCCTGATAATCTCCTACCCTGGGGCTGGACATTACTTGGAGCCACCTTACTTTCCCATGTGCCCCGCTTCCATGCACAGAATCCTAGACAAGACTGTGATGTGGGGTGGGGAGCCCAGGGCTCATTCTAAGGCCCAGGTAGATGCTTGGAAGCAAATTCTAAGCTTTTTCTACAGACATCTTTGCATGCCCTCCAAATTGTAA
- the LOC142425524 gene encoding acyl-coenzyme A thioesterase 6-like, with the protein MTVTVTLKPAGHCCWDEPVRIAVRGLTPHQPVTLRASLRDEKGALFRAHARYRADGGGELDLERAPALGGSFAGLEPMGLIWALEPEKPLQQLTKRDVQTPFAVELEVLEGHEPEPRRVLGRAVHERHFLRPGVRREPVRAGRVRATLFLPPGMGPFPGVIDLFGTTGGLYEYRASLLSGHGFAVLALAYFRFEDLPKHLEDMHLEYFEEAVHFMLQHPQVKGPNIGLIGFSKGGDLCLSMASFLKGITATVLINSCVANAMTPLHYKEMTIPPLGSDLSKTTVTESGYLSSFHIWDNPLEKPHLLSLIPLEKAQGPFLFIVGKDDHTWNGEFYAHIASDRLQAHGKDRPQIICYPGAGHCIDPPYFPARTASEHPLWGLPVFYGGEPRAHGRAQVDAWQQIQTFFLKHLDAKQSVKHSKL; encoded by the exons ATGACTGTGACAGTGACCTTGAAGCCTGCAGGCCACTGCTGCTGGGATGAGCCAGTGCGCATCGCGGTGCGCGGCCTGACCCCCCACCAGCCGGTCACGCTGCGCGCGTCCCTGCGCGACGAGAAGGGCGCGCTCTTCCGGGCCCACGCGCGCTACCGCGCGGACGGCGGCGGCGAGCTGGACCTGGAGCGCGCGCCCGCGCTGGGCGGCAGCTTCGCGGGGCTCGAGCCCATGGGCCTCATCTGGGCCCTGGAGCCCGAGAAGCCGCTGCAGCAGTTGACCAAGCGGGACGTGCAGACGCCCTTCGCGGTGGAGCTGGAGGTGCTCGAGGGCCACGAGCCCGAGCCGCGGCGCGTGCTGGGCCGGGCGGTGCACGAGCGCCACTTCCTGCGGCCCGGGGTGCGGAGGGAGCCGGTGCGCGCGGGCCGGGTGCGCGCCACGCTCTTCCTGCCGCCAG GTATGGGGCCCTTCCCTGGGGTCATTGATCTGTTTGGAACTACAGGTGGCCTTTATGAATACAGGGCCAGCCTCCTAAGTGGGCATGGTTTTGCTGTGTTGGCTTTGGCTTACTTCAGATTTGAGGACCTTCCAAAACATTTGGAGGATATGCATCTGGAGTACTTTGAAGAGGCCGTGCACTTCATGCTGCAGCATCCCCAG GTGAAAGgccctaatattggacttattggCTTCTCCAAAGGTGGTGACCTGTGTCTCTCCATGGCCTCCTTCTTAAAGGGCATCACCGCCACCGTGCTCATCAACTCCTGTGTGGCCAATGCAATGACTCCTCTGCATTACAAGGAAATGACTATTCCTCCTCTAGGCAGTGACCTAAGCAAAACTACAGTCACCGAGTCAGGCTATCTGAGTAGTTTTCATATTTGGGATAACCCGCTGGAGAAGCCTCACCTTCTCAGTCTCATTCCATTGGAAAAAGCTCAAGGGCCCTTCTTGTTCATTGTTGGCAAGGACGATCATACTTGGAATGGTGAATTCTATGCCCATATAGCCTCTGACCGGTTACAGGCCCATGGAAAAGACAGACCCCAGATAATCTGCTACCCAGGAGCTGGTCATTGTATTGACCCACCTTATTTTCCTGCTCGCACAGCCTCAGAGCACCCACTTTGGGGCCTACCAGTGTTCTATGGAGGTGAGCCCAGGGCTCATGGAAGAGCACAGGTGGATGCCTGGCAGCAAATTCAAACCTTCTTCCTTAAACATCTTGATGCTAAACAATCTGTTAAGCACAGTAAATTATAA
- the LOC142425365 gene encoding peroxisomal succinyl-coenzyme A thioesterase-like: MAATVTLEPAGPCCWDEPVRIAVRGLAPHQPVTLRASLRDEKGALFRAHARYRADGGGELDLERAPALGGSFAGLEPMGLIWALEPEKPFWRFLKRDVQTPFAVELEVLEGHEPEPRRVLGRAVHERHFLRPGVRREPVRAGRVRATLFLPPGLGPFPGVIDILGVGGGLLEYRASLLAGHGFATLALAYYEYEDLPKTFDNIFLDYFEEALNYMLQHPQVKGPGIGLLGISLGADICLSMASFLKNITATVSINGSAFSGNRVIYYNQTKIPPLGQDPRRIKVVFSGLLDIVDIRNDIISGCEHPSMIPIEKAQGPILFIVGQDDHNWRSEYYAQLAAERLQTHGKETPLIISYPGAGHYLEPPYFPMCPASMHRILDKTVMWGGEPRAHSKAQVDAWKQILSFFYRHLCMPSKL; the protein is encoded by the exons ATGGCGGCGACTGTGACCTTGGAGCCCGCGGGCCCCTGCTGCTGGGACGAGCCGGTGCGCATTGCGGTGCGCGGCCTGGCCCCCCACCAGCCAGTCACGCTGCGCGCGTCCCTGCGCGACGAGAAGGGCGCGCTCTTCCGGGCCCACGCGCGCTACCGCGCGGACGGCGGCGGCGAGCTGGACCTGGAGCGCGCGCCCGCGCTGGGCGGCAGCTTCGCGGGGCTCGAGCCCATGGGCCTCATCTGGGCCCTGGAGCCCGAGAAGCCTTTCTGGAGGTTCCTGAAGCGGGACGTGCAGACGCCCTTCGCGGTGGAGCTGGAGGTGCTCGAGGGCCACGAGCCCGAGCCGCGGCGCGTGCTGGGCCGGGCGGTGCACGAGCGCCACTTCCTGCGGCCCGGGGTGCGGAGGGAGCCGGTGCGCGCGGGCCGGGTGCGCGCCACGCTCTTCCTGCCTCCAG GACTTggacctttcccaggggtcattGACATCCTTGGCGTAGGAGGGGGCCTGCTGGAATACAGAGCCAGCCTTCTGGCTGGTCATGGTTTTGCCACCTTGGCTCTAGCTTATTATGAATATGAGGACCTCCCCAAGACATTTGACAACATATTCCTGGACTACTTTGAAGAAGCCCTGAACTACATGCTTCAACACCCCCAG GTAAAGGGCCCAGGCATCGGGCTTCTGGGCATTTCTCTCGGGGCTGATATTTGTCTCTCCATGGCCTCATTCCTGAAGAACATCACAGCCACGGTTTCTATCAATGGATCTGCCTTCAGTGGAAACAGAGTCATCTATTACAATCAGACCAAAATCCCACCACTGGGCCAGGACCCGAGAAGAATCAAGGTAGTGTTCTCAGGCCTCCTGGACATTGTGGATATTCGCAATGATATTATAAGCGGGTGTGAGCACCCCAGCATGATTCCTATAGAGAAGGCCCAGGGGCCAATCCTCTTCATTGTTGGACAAGATGACCATAACTGGAGAAGTGAATACTATGCCCAACTGGCTGCCGAACGGCTACAGACCCACGGGAAGGAAACGCCCCTGATAATCTCCTACCCTGGGGCTGGACATTACTTGGAGCCACCTTACTTTCCCATGTGCCCCGCTTCCATGCATAGAATCCTAGACAAGACTGTGATGTGGGGTGGGGAGCCCAGGGCTCATTCTAAGGCCCAGGTAGATGCTTGGAAGCAAATTCTAAGCTTTTTCTACAGACATCTTTGCATGCCCTCCAAATTGTAA